The following coding sequences lie in one Cydia strobilella chromosome 20, ilCydStro3.1, whole genome shotgun sequence genomic window:
- the LOC134750631 gene encoding uncharacterized protein LOC134750631: MVPHYLLVLTLAVAVSARTASTNQNTLEEGRSSDDTILGDLKVAYETYKDCSGGDIGTCLKVKLAKALNRISESDEVSLMSGVTITKDKDAKVEEVEEALPRGLDESSLDHLILDKIFGFMQSHTVQIKFPAGNDLARAFEEGRSRRKKLAPLLAIPLLIGGMMVPLAFGALALLAGKALIVSKLALVLAGIIGLKKLLSPSGGGHEAHEVVVSAGHGGSGWSRSIEKSQDLAYNAYAPSQ; encoded by the exons ATGGTACCACACTACCTCCTTGTATTGACCCTGGCTGTCGCAGTCAGCGCACGGACAGCAAGCACCAATCAAAACACACTGGAAGAAGGCAGAAGTTCAGATGATACCATTTTGGGTGACCTTAAAGTTGCGTATGAAACGTACAAAGATTGCAGCGGTGGAGACATCGGGACATGCTTGAAAGTGAAACTGGCGAAGGCACTGAACAGGATATCGGAGAGTGACGAAGTATCCTTGATGAGCGGTGTGACGATAACGAAGGATAAGGATGCGAAGGTCGAGGAAGTTGAGGAGGCGCTTCCGAGAGGTCTTGATGAGAGCTCCTTGGACCATCTTATCCTGGACAAAATCTTTGGATTCATGCAGTCTCATACAGTCCAG ATCAAATTCCCGGCTGGCAATGACCTTGCGCGCGCGTTCGAAGAAGGCCGCAGCAGGAGGAAGAAGCTCGCCCCTCTCTTGGCCATCCCACTCCTCATCGGGGGCATGATGGTGCCCTTAGCTTTCGGTGCCCTCGCGCTGCTCGCGGGCAAGGCCCTCATCGTCTCGAAGCTGGCGCTGGTGCTGGCTGGTATCATTGGGCTGAAGAAGCTCCTGTCGCCGTCGGGAGGCGGTCATGAGGCTCATGAGGTCGTCGTTTCTGCTGGGCATGGAGGATCTGGATGGAGCAG gtcGATCGAGAAATCCCAGGACTTAGCATACAACGCTTATGCCCCGTCCCAGTAG